A genomic window from Henckelia pumila isolate YLH828 unplaced genomic scaffold, ASM3356847v2 CTG_549, whole genome shotgun sequence includes:
- the LOC140873399 gene encoding uncharacterized protein, with the protein MAAVYSLYIINKSGGLIFYKDYGSAGRMDTNDSLRLASLWHSMHAISQQLSPVSGCFGIELLQADTFDLHCFQSLTGTKFFVVCEPGVQHMEGLLKCIYELYTDYVLKNPFYEMEMPIRCELFDINLSQAVQKDRVALLGR; encoded by the exons ATGGCAGCGGTTTACAGCCTCTATATTATCAACAAATCAGGTGGTCTTATTTTCTACAAG GATTATGGGTCAGCTGGAAGAATGGACACAAATGATAGTTTGAGACTGGCAAGTTTGTGGCATTCAATGCATGCCATATCTCAGCAGTTGTCCCCTGTTTCCGGTTGCTTCGGAATCGAGCTTCTCCAAGCTGATACTTTTGATCTCCATTGCTTTCAATCTCTCACTG GTACCAAATTCTTTGTGGTCTGCGAACCTGGAGTTCAACATATGGAGGGTCTCTTGAAATGTATTTATGAGCTATATACAGATTATGTTCTGAAGAACCCGTTTTATGAGATGGAAATGCCAATTCGCTGTGAGCTCTTTGACATAAATTTATCGCAAGCTGTACAGAAGGATCGAGTTGCTTTATTGGGAAGATGA
- the LOC140873408 gene encoding uncharacterized protein isoform X1, with protein MAAVYSLYIINKSGGLIFYKDYGSAGRMDTNDSLRLASLWHSMHAISQQLSPVSGCSGIELLQADTFDLHCFQSLTGVKTISPLLLLFASFIIFCKVDQCLFLWFMLLFGFWDLFFSCVSFRLWQIYGIGNCLVKQVLSNNIASKS; from the exons ATGGCAGCGGTTTACAGCCTCTATATTATCAACAAATCAGGTGGTCTTATTTTCTACAAG GATTATGGGTCAGCTGGAAGAATGGACACAAATGATAGTTTGAGACTGGCAAGTTTGTGGCATTCAATGCATGCCATATCTCAGCAGTTGTCCCCTGTTTCCGGTTGCTCCGGAATCGAGCTTCTCCAAGCTGATACTTTTGATCTCCATTGCTTTCAATCTCTCACTGGTGTGAAAACAATCTCTCCCTTGCTTCTGCTTTTTGCCTCCTTTATTATATTTTGTAAGGTCGATCAGTGTCTCTTTTTGTGGTTTATGTTGTTATTTGGTTTCTGGGATCTGTTTTTCTCTTGTGTGAGTTTTAGATTATGGCAGATTTATGGTATTGGAAATTGCTTGGTCAAGCAAGTGCTCTCCAACAACATCGCTAGCAAG TCTTAA
- the LOC140873408 gene encoding uncharacterized protein isoform X3, which produces MAAVYSLYIINKSGGLIFYKDYGSAGRMDTNDSLRLASLWHSMHAISQQLSPVSGCSGIELLQADTFDLHCFQSLTDLWYWKLLGQASALQQHR; this is translated from the exons ATGGCAGCGGTTTACAGCCTCTATATTATCAACAAATCAGGTGGTCTTATTTTCTACAAG GATTATGGGTCAGCTGGAAGAATGGACACAAATGATAGTTTGAGACTGGCAAGTTTGTGGCATTCAATGCATGCCATATCTCAGCAGTTGTCCCCTGTTTCCGGTTGCTCCGGAATCGAGCTTCTCCAAGCTGATACTTTTGATCTCCATTGCTTTCAATCTCTCACTG ATTTATGGTATTGGAAATTGCTTGGTCAAGCAAGTGCTCTCCAACAACATCGCTAG
- the LOC140873408 gene encoding uncharacterized protein isoform X2: MAAVYSLYIINKSGGLIFYKDYGSAGRMDTNDSLRLASLWHSMHAISQQLSPVSGCSGIELLQADTFDLHCFQSLTDYGRFMVLEIAWSSKCSPTTSLASLKKRCWMNMDSLVS; encoded by the exons ATGGCAGCGGTTTACAGCCTCTATATTATCAACAAATCAGGTGGTCTTATTTTCTACAAG GATTATGGGTCAGCTGGAAGAATGGACACAAATGATAGTTTGAGACTGGCAAGTTTGTGGCATTCAATGCATGCCATATCTCAGCAGTTGTCCCCTGTTTCCGGTTGCTCCGGAATCGAGCTTCTCCAAGCTGATACTTTTGATCTCCATTGCTTTCAATCTCTCACTG ATTATGGCAGATTTATGGTATTGGAAATTGCTTGGTCAAGCAAGTGCTCTCCAACAACATCGCTAGCAAG TCTTAAGAAGAGATGTTGGATGAATATGGACTCTTTGGTATCTTAA